A portion of the Corynebacterium ammoniagenes DSM 20306 genome contains these proteins:
- a CDS encoding urease accessory protein UreF translates to MPNIPTSRRAQLVIWHLTDSALPTGSFAHSAGLETYVQANHVHDAATFSQWLQGYLRQASYNDALAVKLAVGLAGASTSDGDKLKHLAELDALLHAAQTPKQVRVSMNSMGKRMARVAKIVAPEDFLVQEYEKAISGREMHGNPGIATGLVLAAVGVSERLAVDAYLMQLATSMTQNAIRAIPLGQDAGQRVLVDAYPTIELAGEMTMAHSMADLGVVAPRLEVAQMQHEKLHSRMFMS, encoded by the coding sequence ATGCCGAACATACCCACTAGTCGCCGCGCGCAGCTGGTTATCTGGCACTTAACAGACTCGGCATTGCCCACCGGCAGCTTTGCCCACTCCGCAGGCTTGGAAACTTATGTCCAAGCCAACCACGTGCACGACGCGGCCACTTTTAGCCAGTGGTTGCAGGGCTATCTGCGCCAAGCCAGCTACAACGACGCCCTCGCGGTGAAGCTCGCGGTGGGGTTGGCGGGGGCATCGACAAGCGATGGCGACAAGCTAAAGCACTTGGCCGAGCTGGATGCCTTGCTGCACGCTGCCCAAACGCCGAAGCAGGTTCGCGTATCGATGAACTCCATGGGAAAACGCATGGCACGGGTTGCCAAGATCGTTGCTCCCGAGGACTTTTTGGTCCAGGAGTACGAAAAGGCGATTAGCGGCCGAGAAATGCATGGCAATCCTGGCATCGCCACCGGCCTCGTGCTCGCCGCGGTGGGTGTCAGTGAGCGCTTGGCTGTCGATGCCTACCTGATGCAACTTGCGACGTCGATGACGCAGAACGCGATTCGTGCGATTCCGCTGGGGCAAGATGCCGGGCAACGCGTGCTTGTCGATGCCTACCCCACCATCGAATTGGCAGGCGAGATGACCATGGCTCATTCCATGGCGGATTTGGGCGTGGTCGCACCGCGCCTGGAAGTTGCGCAAATGCAGCACGAAAAGCTGCACTCGCGCATGTTCATGTCTTAA
- a CDS encoding HNH endonuclease signature motif containing protein, with protein sequence MKGYQLLMHFNTSGVDILRDVVECSPYDMASDGMVLSTAKQYVKLAHVLFGPADSPRVQREAIELAEERKLSIEYLQMVNKHAKKLTARGAAWKLRAELIAYEGSYEEADAHGKKRVLEEGGDTPKQPGVRIGRAMDGLRTISVTADQRRVTDLEKTLDAAIEDPDQPRSEALLEAFWNHVEGTGTGTGSGLIRPEYRTVIAIGLDDFAKVSAGSADDVIVGLSDGTTMTGAELINAALAGALGDKVYAGLFHPTAGPVNLYEARFASWKQRTLAMAENLVCPWPDCNVPADRCQVHHIDAHKNGGNTKPSNLTMLCRYHNGVNDDDPHRRSSKPKRGRMRRHRGKVRLITPGGRPVDNTHDLSSMGAMNLL encoded by the coding sequence ATGAAAGGCTACCAACTTTTAATGCACTTCAACACCAGCGGCGTCGACATACTCCGCGACGTTGTCGAGTGCTCACCGTATGACATGGCAAGCGACGGAATGGTGCTCTCCACCGCAAAGCAGTACGTCAAGCTTGCCCATGTCCTCTTCGGCCCCGCCGACTCCCCGCGCGTCCAGCGCGAGGCGATTGAGCTCGCCGAAGAGCGCAAGTTGAGCATCGAGTATCTGCAGATGGTCAACAAGCACGCGAAGAAGCTGACCGCGCGCGGAGCCGCGTGGAAACTTCGCGCAGAACTCATCGCATACGAGGGGAGCTACGAAGAAGCTGATGCGCATGGCAAAAAGCGCGTCCTAGAAGAAGGCGGCGACACGCCGAAACAACCCGGCGTGCGTATCGGCCGGGCTATGGATGGGCTGCGCACCATCTCCGTGACCGCTGATCAACGCCGTGTGACGGACCTCGAAAAGACCCTCGACGCTGCTATCGAGGACCCTGACCAGCCGCGTTCCGAAGCACTGTTGGAGGCTTTCTGGAACCACGTCGAAGGCACCGGCACCGGCACCGGCTCCGGTTTGATCCGCCCCGAGTACCGCACAGTCATCGCTATCGGTCTCGATGACTTCGCCAAAGTCAGCGCTGGCTCAGCTGACGACGTCATCGTGGGCCTTTCGGACGGCACGACCATGACTGGCGCTGAACTTATCAACGCCGCACTTGCCGGTGCACTCGGGGACAAGGTCTACGCCGGGCTCTTCCACCCCACCGCCGGGCCAGTGAACTTGTACGAGGCCAGGTTCGCATCGTGGAAGCAGCGAACTTTAGCGATGGCCGAAAACCTCGTCTGTCCCTGGCCAGATTGCAATGTGCCGGCTGATAGATGCCAGGTGCACCACATCGACGCGCATAAAAATGGCGGGAATACCAAGCCTTCCAACCTGACGATGTTGTGCCGCTATCACAATGGCGTCAACGACGATGACCCGCATCGTCGAAGTTCCAAGCCCAAACGCGGCAGAATGCGTCGCCACCGCGGCAAAGTCCGCCTCATCACTCCAGGTGGCAGACCCGTGGACAACACGCACGACCTAAGCAGCATGGGAGCAATGAACCTGCTCTAA
- a CDS encoding ArsR/SmtB family transcription factor — MSEQEELRHNLDLAEEWAGTFKTLGDPTRLKLLSAIHYAGRFAYTVSELAEATGVRIPTASAALRAMEVNGTVISQRDGRSIYYGIHNEHVHELLHWIGTGHQH, encoded by the coding sequence ATGTCAGAGCAGGAGGAACTGCGACACAACCTCGACCTGGCTGAAGAATGGGCCGGCACTTTCAAAACTTTGGGGGACCCCACGCGGCTGAAATTGCTCAGCGCCATCCACTACGCGGGACGTTTTGCCTACACCGTCAGCGAATTAGCCGAGGCCACCGGCGTGCGCATTCCCACCGCCTCCGCAGCTTTGCGCGCGATGGAAGTAAACGGCACCGTAATCTCCCAGCGCGACGGGCGCAGCATCTACTACGGCATCCACAATGAGCACGTCCACGAGTTGCTGCATTGGATTGGCACCGGCCACCAGCACTGA
- a CDS encoding urease accessory protein UreD, protein MWTIPKSAFHHVPPRPLMGELELGIALSGGKSIATTQYHARALKVIRPHYLDDSGQVYYTIVNPGGGYVGGDAYQMTISVADGASALITDQSAAKVYRTPDDYVVQNIEFNLGENAVLEYIPDQLILYRDADFRQRIITRMHPSASLFLSDIITPGWSPDGGKFLYEQAHLLNEVHMDGGPVLLDNLRINPLASDFRDGQGFFLDGRTHIATAICFDPGITPELIDALSALIDKHQAHDTSMIAAVTECDKPGFVLRALGNRTEELHALVLATANYVRSQLRGQGDIHLRKY, encoded by the coding sequence ATGTGGACGATTCCAAAAAGCGCATTTCACCATGTTCCGCCGCGCCCGTTAATGGGTGAGCTGGAGCTGGGAATTGCCCTCTCCGGTGGCAAATCCATCGCCACCACCCAGTATCACGCACGCGCGCTGAAGGTGATTCGTCCGCATTACCTGGATGATTCCGGTCAGGTGTATTACACCATCGTCAACCCCGGCGGCGGTTATGTCGGCGGGGATGCGTACCAGATGACAATCAGTGTGGCCGACGGTGCTTCCGCGTTGATTACTGATCAATCCGCGGCGAAGGTCTATCGCACTCCCGATGATTACGTGGTGCAAAACATCGAGTTCAACCTCGGTGAAAACGCCGTGTTGGAATACATCCCAGACCAGCTGATTTTGTACCGGGACGCAGATTTCCGCCAGCGCATTATCACCAGGATGCATCCCAGCGCGTCACTGTTTCTCTCGGATATCATCACTCCGGGCTGGTCACCGGATGGCGGCAAGTTCCTCTACGAGCAAGCGCATCTACTCAACGAGGTACACATGGATGGCGGGCCGGTGCTGCTGGATAACCTGCGGATTAATCCGCTTGCCAGCGACTTCCGCGACGGACAGGGGTTTTTCCTGGACGGCCGCACGCACATCGCCACAGCGATCTGCTTCGATCCCGGCATTACGCCAGAGCTTATCGATGCCCTCTCTGCCCTCATCGACAAGCACCAAGCTCACGATACGTCGATGATCGCCGCGGTGACCGAATGCGACAAGCCTGGCTTCGTGCTGCGTGCGCTCGGCAACCGCACCGAAGAACTGCATGCGTTGGTGCTCGCCACGGCAAATTACGTGCGCTCGCAGCTGCGCGGCCAAGGTGACATCCACCTGCGCAAGTACTAG
- the pabB gene encoding aminodeoxychorismate synthase component I → MILLLDNHDSYTFNLYQLIFEITGESPLVIRAESSERENLPQRVRAGEFSHVVISPGPGTPDNPQDFDAARHVIEAADQIPVLGICLGHQGLALLNGAGIKAAPEPKHGHISTICHTGTGPFANVPQDFKAVRYHSLCVDDIDSTRIKPLAWSEDGVLMALEVIGQPHWGVQFHPESILTEHGRTILENFLGQATPGKWKLQHREIALRIDCEATFARLKEGAQDAFWLDSATAETGAGRYSILGTNTGSKAASIRYDISAQTVHVVRGGQRLNIETDILSYLRELLAESIDIHHLPELPFRGGFVGFLGYECKALTVGPGLHSADTPDAYWVFPQAFMVFDHRQANAHLCVVYDAVEGPTAETTQLMDWLQESLEVGRDFESVPPTNKGLEGHWRLSADEYVEKIGEVDKALRRGDSYEVCLTDTFETQAAVDGWDLYRQLRRNNPAPYAAYLKLAAFGDELEILSSSPERFLKVESDGTVSSKPIKGTIARSDDPDEDRRRSYYLQSDPKTRAENLMIVDLLRNDLGRVCEVGSVEVPVLMGVESFQTVHQLVSTVEGKLLVDADLIDLLHATFPGGSMTGAPKERTLSIIDSLEAGPRGVYSGTIGYLGLDGTADLNIVIRTIVKAGDNITVGAGGAIVLDSVAREENAEKELKAAALLNSIAQVLSANL, encoded by the coding sequence ATGATTCTCCTACTCGATAATCATGACTCTTATACTTTCAACCTGTACCAACTCATTTTCGAGATAACAGGAGAATCACCCCTGGTGATTCGAGCCGAATCCAGCGAACGCGAAAACCTGCCACAGCGGGTACGCGCCGGCGAGTTTAGCCATGTGGTCATTTCACCGGGACCAGGCACCCCAGACAACCCGCAGGACTTTGACGCCGCGCGCCACGTCATCGAAGCCGCGGACCAAATACCAGTGCTCGGAATTTGCCTTGGGCACCAAGGACTCGCTCTTCTCAATGGCGCTGGCATCAAGGCAGCACCCGAACCAAAACATGGGCACATCAGCACTATCTGCCACACAGGTACCGGCCCATTCGCCAATGTTCCGCAAGATTTCAAAGCGGTGCGCTACCACTCACTGTGCGTAGACGATATCGATAGCACGCGGATAAAGCCGCTGGCATGGTCCGAAGACGGCGTGCTTATGGCCCTTGAAGTCATCGGACAGCCGCATTGGGGCGTGCAGTTCCACCCGGAATCCATTTTGACCGAGCACGGGCGAACGATACTCGAGAACTTCCTCGGCCAAGCAACCCCCGGGAAGTGGAAACTACAGCATCGCGAGATTGCCCTGCGGATTGACTGCGAGGCAACCTTTGCCCGTTTGAAAGAAGGTGCACAAGACGCCTTCTGGCTAGATTCAGCAACTGCTGAGACAGGCGCGGGACGCTACTCGATCCTCGGCACCAATACCGGTTCCAAAGCCGCGTCTATCCGATATGACATTAGCGCCCAGACCGTGCACGTAGTACGCGGTGGCCAGCGTTTGAATATTGAGACTGACATCTTGTCCTATCTTCGGGAACTGCTCGCCGAATCGATCGATATTCACCACCTGCCAGAGCTGCCATTTCGGGGTGGCTTCGTCGGATTTTTAGGATACGAGTGCAAAGCCCTTACGGTTGGGCCAGGTCTTCACAGTGCAGATACTCCCGATGCGTATTGGGTGTTTCCGCAGGCTTTTATGGTCTTTGATCATCGACAAGCGAATGCGCATCTTTGCGTTGTCTATGATGCGGTAGAAGGCCCGACGGCAGAAACCACGCAGCTCATGGACTGGCTGCAGGAATCCTTAGAAGTTGGGCGGGACTTTGAGAGCGTGCCGCCAACGAACAAAGGACTGGAGGGGCACTGGCGCTTGTCGGCGGATGAATACGTGGAAAAAATCGGGGAAGTGGACAAGGCCCTGCGCCGTGGCGACAGCTACGAAGTGTGCCTGACCGATACCTTTGAAACCCAGGCGGCGGTCGATGGCTGGGACTTGTACCGGCAACTGCGCCGCAATAATCCCGCGCCCTATGCTGCCTACCTGAAGCTTGCGGCATTTGGTGATGAGCTGGAGATTTTGTCCTCGTCGCCGGAGCGATTTTTGAAAGTTGAATCTGACGGCACCGTGTCTAGCAAACCGATTAAAGGAACCATTGCGCGATCTGATGACCCGGACGAGGACCGGCGACGCAGCTACTACCTGCAAAGCGACCCCAAGACGCGAGCAGAGAATTTGATGATCGTGGACCTTCTGCGCAACGACTTGGGGAGAGTCTGCGAAGTTGGCTCTGTTGAGGTTCCCGTGCTCATGGGCGTGGAGTCGTTTCAGACAGTCCATCAGCTGGTCAGCACGGTCGAGGGCAAGTTGCTTGTCGATGCCGACCTCATCGACCTCCTTCACGCCACCTTCCCAGGTGGTTCGATGACAGGAGCGCCCAAAGAACGCACGCTGAGTATTATTGATTCTTTAGAAGCCGGACCGCGCGGGGTATATTCGGGCACCATCGGATATTTGGGACTCGATGGTACGGCGGATTTAAATATTGTTATCCGCACGATTGTTAAAGCTGGCGACAACATCACCGTGGGCGCCGGCGGAGCTATTGTCCTAGATTCTGTTGCGAGGGAAGAAAACGCAGAAAAAGAACTCAAAGCGGCGGCTCTTTTGAATTCTATCGCTCAAGTTTTAAGCGCAAACTTATGA
- a CDS encoding acyl-CoA carboxylase subunit beta, whose protein sequence is MATAANKPTTTAEKIADLSARLEQAQDPGSERSRKRRDDEGRSTPRQRINALLDEGSFVEVGALGKTPNDPDAIYSDGVVTGYGRIAGRPVCIYAHDKTVYGGSVGVTFGQKVCQVMDMAIKIGCPVIGIQDSGGARIQDAVTSLAMYSEISRRQLPLSGRSPQISIMLGKSAGGAVYAPVTTDFVIAVDKQAEMYVTGPKVIREVTGEDISSAELGGASQQELNGNVSAVVDSEDEAFDFVRDLLDHLPSSCFDEAPEFAAPSDEELLEDIELDSFMPDDTNAGYDMLELLEQLGDDDELIEIQPNFAPNMITAFGRIDGKTVGFVANNPMHLAGCIDADAADKGARFIQICDAYNVPLVFVVDTPGYMPGVEQEKAGLIHRGAKFAFAGVQATVPKVSLIVRKAFGGAYAVMGSKNLAGDINLAWPTAQIAVMGSAAAVVMIAGKQLDAAETPEQREMTKKMFMDFYDENMTSPYVAAERGYLDGMVRPRESRIALRRALRQLETKNVSDLPKKHPIAPM, encoded by the coding sequence GTGGCAACGGCAGCTAATAAGCCGACTACCACTGCGGAGAAAATCGCTGACCTATCCGCTCGCCTCGAACAGGCGCAGGACCCAGGCAGCGAACGCTCCCGCAAGCGTCGCGATGACGAAGGCCGCAGCACCCCACGCCAGCGCATCAATGCGCTACTGGATGAGGGCTCTTTCGTCGAGGTCGGTGCTTTAGGCAAGACGCCGAATGACCCGGATGCCATCTATTCGGATGGCGTGGTCACCGGCTATGGCCGCATCGCGGGGCGTCCTGTGTGCATCTATGCCCACGATAAGACTGTCTACGGCGGCTCGGTCGGCGTGACCTTTGGGCAAAAGGTCTGCCAGGTCATGGACATGGCCATCAAAATTGGTTGCCCGGTCATTGGTATTCAAGACTCCGGCGGTGCGCGTATTCAAGACGCCGTGACGTCGTTGGCAATGTACTCGGAGATTTCGCGGCGCCAGCTTCCGCTGTCGGGTCGTTCCCCGCAGATTTCGATCATGCTCGGCAAATCCGCCGGTGGCGCGGTCTACGCGCCAGTGACCACGGACTTTGTCATCGCCGTGGATAAGCAAGCGGAAATGTATGTCACCGGCCCGAAGGTTATCCGCGAGGTCACCGGTGAAGATATCTCCTCGGCGGAGCTCGGTGGTGCCAGCCAGCAAGAGCTCAACGGAAACGTGTCCGCCGTGGTGGATTCTGAGGATGAAGCCTTCGATTTCGTCCGCGATCTCCTCGACCACCTGCCGTCGTCCTGCTTTGATGAAGCCCCTGAGTTTGCGGCGCCGAGTGATGAAGAACTGCTGGAAGATATCGAGCTGGATTCCTTCATGCCGGATGACACCAACGCGGGCTACGACATGTTGGAGCTCTTAGAGCAGCTTGGCGATGATGACGAGCTGATCGAAATCCAGCCCAACTTTGCCCCCAACATGATCACTGCTTTCGGGCGCATCGATGGCAAGACCGTGGGTTTTGTGGCCAATAACCCGATGCATTTGGCGGGCTGCATTGACGCCGATGCCGCCGATAAGGGCGCGCGGTTTATCCAGATTTGTGATGCCTATAATGTGCCGTTGGTCTTCGTTGTCGACACCCCGGGCTATATGCCGGGAGTCGAGCAGGAAAAGGCCGGCTTGATCCACCGCGGCGCCAAGTTTGCTTTCGCCGGGGTGCAAGCCACCGTGCCGAAGGTTTCGCTGATTGTGCGCAAGGCCTTCGGCGGCGCTTATGCCGTCATGGGTTCGAAGAACCTCGCGGGCGACATCAACCTCGCTTGGCCTACGGCGCAAATTGCCGTGATGGGTTCTGCCGCAGCGGTTGTGATGATTGCGGGCAAGCAGCTCGATGCCGCGGAGACGCCTGAGCAGCGTGAGATGACCAAGAAGATGTTCATGGACTTCTACGATGAGAACATGACCTCGCCCTATGTCGCCGCCGAGCGTGGGTACTTGGATGGAATGGTTCGCCCGCGCGAGTCGCGCATCGCCCTGCGTCGTGCATTGCGTCAGCTGGAAACGAAGAACGTATCCGACCTACCCAAAAAGCACCCTATTGCGCCGATGTAA
- a CDS encoding aminotransferase class IV: MNPLIWNDGDFRQLPLTGDYRLLVIDSWRHRYGQSFGLGHHAARFNAAVASVGSALTEQQRREVWQRINACLSSPENRECELFPRISLLEFHDGTRRIGFEVRPAPAVRETTTLVYGVGEDHRQAPVLKGPDLALFAEMKAGVEADDVIISDTDGACLETTTGALALWKDDVLVLSERLDKQLPSVTLYQVFMRARELGIRIEFASIFSDDLAAGPVWFLNALHGISPVTHIHVGEKVIAPPRHPGEAEWISWWWAQFGAHADNCEHPDLSVFSL, translated from the coding sequence ATGAACCCACTGATTTGGAACGACGGTGATTTTCGTCAGCTGCCCCTGACGGGGGATTATCGCTTGCTGGTGATTGATTCCTGGCGGCATCGTTACGGACAGTCGTTTGGGCTCGGGCACCATGCTGCTAGATTCAACGCGGCTGTTGCCTCCGTGGGTTCTGCGTTAACTGAACAACAGCGGCGCGAGGTGTGGCAGCGCATTAACGCGTGCCTATCGAGTCCCGAAAACCGGGAATGTGAGCTGTTTCCGCGCATATCGCTTCTGGAATTTCACGACGGGACCCGGCGTATCGGCTTCGAAGTCCGTCCAGCACCGGCAGTTCGCGAAACGACGACGTTGGTTTATGGGGTGGGGGAGGATCATCGACAAGCTCCTGTGCTCAAAGGCCCCGACCTGGCGCTATTTGCGGAGATGAAAGCCGGTGTGGAAGCTGATGACGTCATTATCAGCGACACCGACGGTGCTTGCCTGGAAACAACGACCGGTGCGTTGGCACTGTGGAAAGATGACGTCCTCGTCCTATCCGAGCGGCTGGATAAGCAACTACCGAGCGTGACCTTGTACCAAGTCTTCATGCGAGCACGAGAGCTTGGAATAAGAATTGAATTTGCTTCCATCTTTTCCGACGACCTTGCTGCCGGGCCGGTGTGGTTTCTGAATGCTCTTCACGGCATCAGCCCGGTGACGCACATTCACGTGGGGGAGAAAGTCATTGCCCCGCCACGTCATCCTGGGGAAGCTGAGTGGATAAGCTGGTGGTGGGCACAGTTTGGCGCTCACGCAGATAATTGCGAGCATCCGGATTTATCTGTCTTTTCCCTTTAA
- the ureG gene encoding urease accessory protein UreG, whose product MTLIKIGIGGPVGSGKTALVERITRALDGEVSMAAITNDIYTTEDAKILAREGLLPEDRIIGVETGGCPHTAIREDTSMNEAAIEELESRHSDLELVFVESGGDNLSATFSPELVDFSIYIIDVAQGEKIPRKAGQGMIKSDMFIINKTDLAPYVGADLSVMEEDSKQFRGEKPFALTNLKTDEGLDQVIEWIRHDVLMQDLAK is encoded by the coding sequence ATGACATTAATCAAAATCGGGATTGGCGGACCGGTAGGTTCCGGAAAAACTGCCCTGGTAGAACGCATTACTCGCGCGCTCGACGGCGAAGTATCCATGGCGGCCATCACCAATGATATCTACACCACCGAAGACGCCAAGATTCTAGCGCGCGAAGGTCTCCTGCCCGAAGACCGCATCATCGGCGTAGAAACCGGCGGCTGCCCGCACACCGCGATTCGTGAGGATACCTCCATGAATGAGGCCGCCATCGAAGAGCTGGAATCGCGCCACTCCGACTTGGAGTTGGTTTTCGTCGAATCCGGCGGCGATAACCTCTCCGCGACGTTTTCGCCCGAGCTGGTGGATTTTTCCATCTACATCATCGATGTCGCCCAGGGTGAAAAAATTCCGCGCAAGGCTGGCCAGGGCATGATCAAATCCGACATGTTCATCATTAATAAGACCGACTTAGCCCCGTATGTCGGCGCGGATCTATCCGTGATGGAAGAGGACTCGAAGCAATTCCGCGGCGAGAAGCCCTTTGCTCTGACCAACCTGAAGACCGATGAGGGCCTGGATCAGGTCATCGAGTGGATTCGCCACGATGTGCTCATGCAGGATCTCGCCAAGTAA